The following proteins are encoded in a genomic region of Drosophila miranda strain MSH22 chromosome 4, D.miranda_PacBio2.1, whole genome shotgun sequence:
- the LOC108162383 gene encoding mitochondrial import inner membrane translocase subunit Tim13, protein MAMANVNKGEIMDQVKQQIAVANAQELLTQMTQKCFKKCVGKPGSSLDSSEQKCISMCMDRFMDSWNLISRAYGQRLQREQQKY, encoded by the exons atggCTATGGCTAATGTAAACAAGGGAGAGATCATGGATCAGGTGAAACAACAGATTGCCGTAGCCAATGCCCAGGAGTTGCTTACGCAAATGACGCAAAAGTGCTTCAAGAAGTGTGTCGGCAAGCCCGGCTCCTCGCTGGATTCCTCAGAACAG AAATGCATATCCATGTGCATGGACCGGTTTATGGACTCGTGGAACCTCATCTCGCGTGCGTACGGCCAGAGATTACAGCGCGAGCAACAGAAATACTAG
- the LOC108162382 gene encoding probable small nuclear ribonucleoprotein E — protein sequence MSFKSNPKVQKVMVQPINLIFRYLQNRSRVQVWLYENISLRIEGHIVGFDEYMNLVLDDAEEVYVKTRQRKSLGRIMLKGDNITLIQNVSPSKD from the coding sequence ATGTCCTTCAAAAGCAATCCCAAGGTGCAGAAGGTGATGGTGCAGCCCATCAACCTGATCTTCCGTTACCTGCAGAACCGCTCGCGCGTGCAAGTCTGGTTGTACGAAAATATTTCGCTGCGCATCGAGGGCCACATTGTGGGCTTCGACGAGTACATGAACCTGGTGCTGGACGACGCCGAAGAGGTGTACGTTAAGACGCGCCAGCGCAAGAGTCTGGGCCGCATCATGCTGAAGGGGGACAATATCACGCTGATACAGAACGTCAGCCCGTCCAAGGATTAG
- the LOC108162377 gene encoding BTB/POZ domain-containing protein 9 codes for MSLPQLIDDLQRLSEDQDSADLVFICGRDERIYAHRLMLMARCKSFKTAKRGEVCRIPGCTVSPAAPGASTPTTIRLPHVNPDLFRQFILYVYTAKLVLQDSQVFQMMMMAQDMGVVELRTACEDHVISTLSVDNACTFLTAAMDIHEKAGAKCAASFMERCIIYIGENAGECVKTNAFLTLTKDAIIKIISSDYFCLEEEEVWRCVLAWAKYQAGVTQPTAHWTEEERARVCQHLSGVMGHVRLLLIDSQVFAEEVEPTGAVPMELSLERYRYAALHANKMMENDKRLQPRLTVAVNMFPGSQILRNDKLPLQGILNGWYGVPKQSWRLVYRASSHGYDSSAFHRYCDGVAPCMVIGLGSHGEISGGFTDVAWTKTSRKGGYVHSERAFLFLLNPSNGEQPTKFDILKKPYAICYHPDCGPIFGAGADLLISSNCNANMDSYSNLPHSYDGPSAAHLTLFGDYNFTISDYEVYTLASPGSGPSSGPSHSHSQSQNMSSNGQAPGVPSKAKYDRY; via the exons ATGAGCCTGCCACAGCTAATTGATGACTTGCAGCGCCTCTCGGAGGACCAGGATAGCGCCGAtctggttttcatttgcggtCGAGATGAGCGCATCTATGCCCACAGGCTGATGCTGATGGCCCG TTGCAAGAGCTTCAAGACGGCCAAGCGCGGCGAGGTGTGCCGCATTCCCGGTTGCACCGTGTCGCCAGCTGCTCCTGGCGCCTCCACGCCCACAACTATTCGTCTGCCACACGTTAATCCCGACTTATTCCGGCAGTTTATCCTGTATGTCTACACAGCGAAG TTGGTTCTCCAAGATTCGCAGGTCTTtcaaatgatgatgatggcccAAGACATGGGCGTCGTAGAGCTGCGCACCGCTTGCGAGGATCATGTAATATCCACACTCTCGGTGGACAACGCCTGCACCTTTTTGACCGCAGCAATGGATATTCACGAAAAAGCAG GTGCCAAGTGTGCGGCCTCCTTTATGGAGCGGTGCATCATCTACATAGGGGAGAATGCCGGGGAGTGCGTGAAGACAAATGCTTTCCTAACGCTCACCAAGGACGCCATCATCAAAATCATCTCCTCCGACTAT TTCTGcttggaggaggaggaagttTGGCGCTGCGTTTTGGCCTGGGCCAAGTACCAGGCTGGCGTCACTCAACCCACCGCCCATTGGACTGAGGAGGAGCGTGCACGTGTCTGCCAGCACTTGAGTGGCGTTATGGGTCATGTGCGTCTGCTGCTGATAGACAGCCAAGTCTTTGCCGAGGAAGTAGAGCCCACCGGCGCCGTGCCCATGGAACTGTCCCTAGAACGCTATCGCTATGCCGCCCTGCATGCCAACAAAATGATGGAGAACGACAAGCGGCTGCAGCCCCGCCTCACCGTTGCCGTCAACATGTTCCCCGGTTCGCAAATCCTTCGCAACGACAAACTGCCACTGCAGGGCATCCTCAATGGATGGTATGGGGTGCCCAAACAATCCTGGCGTCTGGTCTATCGTGCCTCCTCCCACGGCTATGACTCCAGTGCCTTTCATCGGTACTGCGACGGAGTCGCCCCCTGCATGGTCATTGGTTTGGGGTCACATGGAGAGATTAGCGGCGGCTTCACCGACGTCGCCTGGACCAAAACAAGTCGCAAGGGTGGCTATGTGCACTCGGAGCGGGCCTTTCTCTTTCTGCTGAATCCTTCGAATGGCGAGCAGCCGACGAAATTTGATATTTTGAAGAAACCCTATGCCATCTGCTATCATCCCGA TTGTGGACCCATTTTTGGAGCTGGTGCCGATCTGCTCATCTCCAGCAACTGCAATGCCAACATGGACTCGTACTCAAATCTTCCGCATTCCTACGACGGCCCTAGTGCCGCCCACCTCACTCTCTTCGGGGACTACAACTTCACCATCAGCGACTACGAGGTGTACACCTTGGCCTCGCCAGGAAGTGGTCCAAGCAGCGGACccagccacagtcacagccagagccagaacatGTCGAGCAATGGCCAGGCACCAGGTGTGCCCTCAAAGGCAAAGTACGATAGATACTAG
- the LOC108163360 gene encoding putative mediator of RNA polymerase II transcription subunit 26 isoform X3: protein MLMDDASLLGPLGLGAPHGLVGAPVVVPLVAAHHQVSLKGHPQLDIPGKKLLKVAGAPALDAYHYQIMYAHCVQQQQQREREQQHHQQQQQQHPHQRGVLVGQPQPPPPHPHPHQPPHPHQPMNSTSAFRPWGPTTQKAFLHAYNATLSSLPYTCQEPPELQNPERVVRSTDKRYAERTYQPNVALAPRKTILSKERDKDRDRERERERLDREMERQRVREKELHLHIKQERDDNTPTPTPTTPPAGETVDVVEPPLASSSGSNSPKPPPALAAVPAPHPTPATRHVPLPRSPEEFSAGSNEITSSTSPVPLKQPQQQQQQQHPHPHPQQQQNPHQQQQQHQQQQHIIATVNQHAKLLPSSSSISILNGTSSTNGSNGSHNEPSRIRINKNLMSQPADPPPPLPHHNLHHSHHYPALGPHHMAGAQSYYKAGAVIGGSSPTQSSSAGLNLSTHSSNVVSSPHQQATKQQQQQQALHHSLQQQQQAGGVHLQNGKPHLGSEFELSTDTDDDSLNGEPDSSAMLPPWEQAVEYLRETRPRDRERVLQLLQKLLHENQQLRYNNMQLSDLLHKQDAHIADLTEQLQRHRSQLEDMDCKVELRRVVPFKQQTQLLDEQVDEGRGDGEGDGEDDEDLEEDRANNNNQQEQQQQLMKPQANGLRRSPTPLNCCGAEPEEEAEADSEEPATKRAKMQPEEVPAQLNGETNKMNGTAKSPAPSQSASSDDEDMEDEDDDEDPEEDLQAPHSSGTPPTAATTPQTQERHINCGIESPRTTECLATTPNSPDSAATAGQLFDSSNSSDESSMKKAQMSACHALAKMNNNHKDETVEDRPQDDEDSSDDEMPLQQRQQQQQRQRKRCFSKGTGSGSTSASEEDESAPETTTILLPATAPASAPAPVHPHPPPMATKASKKQTPPSLGALPIITALVGSTAATTKNCEIQIKKEIA from the exons ATGCTCATGGATGATGCGTCGCTGTTGGGGCCTCTTGGCCTGGGGGCGCCACATGGCTTGGTAGGTGCACCGGTGGTTGTGCCTCTAGTGGCCGCCCATCATCAGGTGTCCCTCAAGGGGCATCCACAGTTGGACATTCCAGGAAAGAAGCTACTGAAGGTTGCTGGAGCGCCCGCCTTGGATGCGTACCATTACCAGATCATGTACGCCCACTGcgtgcaacagcagcagcagcgggagcgagagcaacagcaccaccagcaacagcagcagcagcatccacaccAGAGGGGAGTATTGGTGGGGCAGCCgcagccaccgccaccgcaCCCACATCCGCATCAGCCGCCACATCCCCACCAGCCGATGAACTCGACGTCGGCATTTCGGCCATGGGGACCCACCACCCAGAAGGCCTTCCTGCACGCCTACAATGCGACCCTCTCCTCCCTGCCGTACACCTGCCAGGAGCCGCCGGAGCTGCAGAATCCCGAGCGCGTTGTCCGGAGCACGGACAAGCGGTACGCGGAGCGAACATACCAGCCGAATGTGGCGCTGGCGCCGCGCAAGACCATACTCTCCAAGGAGCGGGACAAGgacagagacagggagaggGAGCGCGAGAGATTGGATCGTGAAATGGAGCGCCAGAGGGTGCGGGAGAAGGAGCTGCATCTGCACATCAAGCAGGAGAGAGACGACAACacacccacgcccacgcccacgacACCGCCAGCAGGAGAAACTGTGGATGTGGTGGAGCCACCACTTGCCTCCTCCAGTGGCAGCAACTCCCCCAAGCCCCCGCCAGCACTAGCAGCAGTACCCGCACCACATCCAACCCCAGCCACCAGACATGTGCCCTTGCCACGCAGTCCGGAGGAGTTTTCCGCCGGCAGCAATGAGATTACCTCCTCCACATCGCCCGTGCCACTgaagcagccacagcagcagcagcagcagcagcatccacaccCACATccccagcagcaacagaatccgcaccaacagcagcagcagcatcagcagcagcagcacatcATTGCCACCGTCAATCAGCATGCGAAACTGTTGCCCAGCTCTAGTTCCATTTCCATATTGAATGGAACCTCATCCACCAACGGAAGCAACGGAAGCCACAACGAACCAAGTCGAATCAGGATCAACAAGAACCTGATGAGCCAGCCAGCGGACCCGCCACCACCTCTACCACATCACAATCTTCATCACAGCCACCACTATCCTGCCCTGGGACCACACCACATGGCTGGGGCGCAGTCCTACTACAAAGCTGGCGCTGTAATCG GTGGCTCCTCCCCCACACAGTCTTCCAGTGCGGGCCTGAACCTGAGTACCCACTCCTCGAATGTGGTAAGCTCTCCGCACCAGCAGGCCaccaagcagcagcaacagcagcaggcgtTGCACCATtcgttgcagcagcagcaacaggcaGGAGGAGTCCATCTGCAGAATGGGAAGCCCCATTTGGGCAGCGAATTCGAGCTCTCGACGGACACGGACGATGACAGTCTCAATGGCGAGCCTGATAGCAGTGCCATGCTGCCGCCCTGGGAGCAGGCCGTCGAGTACCTGCGAGAGACACGTCCCAGGGATCGGGAGAGGGTGCTGCAGTTGCTCCAGAAGCTACTGCACGAAAACCAACAGCTCCGCTACAACAATATGCAGCTGAGCGATCTGTTGCACAAGCAGGATGCCCACATAGCCGATCTGACGGAGCAGTTGCAGCGGCATCGCAGTCAGCTCGAGGATATGGACTGCAAGGTGGAGCTGAGGCGAGTGGTGCCATTCAAGCAGCAGACCCAGCTGCTGGACGAGCAGGTGGACGAAGGCAGAGGCGATGGCGAAGGCGACGGCGAGGACGACGAGGATCTAGAGGAGGATCGGGCCAACAACAATAACCaacaagaacagcagcagcagctgatgAAACCGCAAGCTAATGGCCTCCGAAGGAGTCCCACGCCCCTGAATTGCTGCGGAGCAGAGCCCGAAGAGGAGGCGGAGGCCGATTCGGAGGAACCTGCCACCAAAAGAGCAAAAATGCAACCAGAAGAAGTGCCAGCCCAGTTGAATGGAGAGACCAACAAGATGAATGGCACTGCCAAGAGCCCTGCTCCCAGTCAATCCGCTTCCAGCGACGACGAGGATATGGAGGACGAGGATGACGATGAAGATCCCGAGGAGGATTTGCAGGCGCCGCATAGCAGTGGCACGCCGCCCACAGCCGCCACCACGCCACAAACGCAGGAGAGGCATATAAACTGCGGCATAGAGTCTCCGCGCACCACAGAATGCTTAG CCACCACGCCCAATAGCCCTGATTCAGCGGCAACTGCGGGACAGTTGTTCgatagcagcaacagcagcgacGAGTCCTCGATGAAGAAGGCCCAAATGTCGGCCTGCCATGCCTTGGCCAAGATGAATAACAACCACAAGGATGAGACCGTAGAGGATCGGCCACAGGATGATGAGGACTCCTCGGACGATGAAATGCCATTGCAacagcgccagcagcagcaacaaagaCAACGCAAGCGATGCTTCAGCAAAGGAACGGGATCTGGATCGACCTCTGCCTCAGAGGAAGATGAGTCAGCGCCTGAAACCACCACCATCCTCCTCCCAGCGACAGCACCTGCCTCAGCACCTGCCCCAGTTCATCCACATCCACCGCCGATGGCCACCAAGGCGAGCAAGAAGCAGACGCCTCCATCCCTGGGAGCACTACCCATCATCACAGCTCTTGTTGGAAGCaccgccgccaccacaaagaacTGCGAGATACAAATCAAAAAGGAAATAGCCTAG